The Salvia splendens isolate huo1 chromosome 21, SspV2, whole genome shotgun sequence genome includes a window with the following:
- the LOC121784961 gene encoding uncharacterized protein LOC121784961, which translates to MATEQTPTENPSSIASTPAAASCRKKKSESGTFLEDVKDHIDEFIHASMDEHKTCFQKTIKKMFGMSKAVAEKNSEAKEIESSLALRTTVAE; encoded by the exons ATGGCAACTGAACAGACTCCAACTGAGAATCCCTCATCCATAGCTTCTACCCCAGCTGCAGCTTCATGCCGGAAGAAGAAGAGCGAAAGTGGAACTTTCCTAGAAGATGTGAAAGATCACATTGATGAATTCATCCATGCTTCAATGGACGAACACAAAACTTGCTTCCAAAAGACAATCAAGAAG ATGTTCGGGATGTCAAAAGCTGTTGCAGAGAAGAACTCTGAGGCCAAGGAAATTGAAAGTTCTTTGGCTCTTCGAACGACTGTTGCTGAGTAA
- the LOC121785140 gene encoding pectinesterase-like: MELSKYVLVVLFLAITCLCQFSWAGNLDYEEAVRGQCGYTRYPTLCGQTLSQLGSKDRNVDFLTLLVNETISQVKMPELVSLATTSISADSQLIQTAMDYCHELMEMSLKRLNQAMEAIKKSPKTEKSDIQTWLSAALTFQETCRDEIKDHATTDSYTAEIYNKIDHLSKLASNSLALANRIAAQPAGRRLLLQAGDFPAWVSPANRKLLQSSAGAVRADAVVAKDGSGNFKSVGEAINAASGGRFVIYVKAGTYNEKITISKDGITLIGDGKYATIISAGSSVAKGSSLKGSATFTVRGDGFIARDIGFENTAGAEGHQAVALNIASDRSVLYRCSVAGYQDTLYAHSLRQFYRECDVHGTIDYIFGNAAAVLQSCNLVFRSPRSGASFSTILANGRTDPGQNTGFSVQNSRITVGSDFSSSGKKSFALYLGRPWKAYSRAVVMQSNIAGQVSPRGWVEWEGSSGSTYKTLYFAEYGNMGAGAATSGRVGWPGFHVMATPEASKFTVASFIGGTSWLPSAGVPFDAGL, translated from the exons ATGGAACTATCAAAATATGTTCTAGTTGTATTATTTTTAGCAATAACATGTTTGTGTCAATTTTCATGGGCAGGAAATCTTGATTACGAAGAGGCTGTGAGAGGTCAATGTGGTTACACAAGATATCCAACATTGTGTGGCCAGACTTTGTCACAATTAGGGTCAAAGGATCGAAATGTCGATTTTTTGACTCTACTTGTTAACGAGACCATCTCACAAGTCAAGATGCCGGAGCTCGTTTCCTTGGCCACTACTTCTATCTCGGCCGACTCTCAACTCATCCAAACTGCCATGG ATTACTGCCACGAACTAATGGAGATGTCTCTAAAACGACTAAACCAAGCGATGGAAGCAATAAAAAAATCTCCAAAAACCGAAAAATCCGACATCCAAACATGGCTCAGCGCAGCCCTAACATTCCAAGAAACATGCCGAGACGAGATCAAAGATCATGCGACGACAGACTCGTACACGGCCGAGATTTACAACAAAATCGACCATCTCTCCAAACTGGCCAGCAACTCCCTCGCCCTAGCCAACCGCATCGCAGCGCAGCCGGCAGGTAGGAGGCTCCTCCTCCAAGCGGGAGATTTTCCGGCTTGGGTGTCGCCCGCCAACAGGAAGCTGCTGCAGAGTAGTGCCGGGGCGGTGAGGGCGGATGCTGTGGTGGCGAAGGACGGGAGTGGGAATTTCAAGAGCGTGGGCGAGGCGATCAACGCGGCCTCAGGAGGCCGTTTCGTGATATATGTGAAGGCAGGGACTTATAATGAGAAAATCACTATTAGTAAAGACGGGATCACGTTGATCGGGGATGGAAAATACGCTACCATCATTAGTGCCGGGAGTAGCGTCGCCAAGGGCTCTTCGCTCAAGGGCTCCGCTACTTTCA CTGTCCGTGGGGACGGATTCATAGCCCGCGACATCGGGTTTGAGAACACGGCCGGGGCAGAGGGCCACCAGGCGGTGGCCCTGAACATCGCCTCTGACCGATCCGTCCTCTACCGGTGCAGCGTCGCGGGCTACCAGGACACCCTGTACGCGCACTCCCTGCGCCAGTTCTACAGGGAGTGCGACGTCCACGGCACCATTGACTACATCTTCGGCAACGCGGCGGCCGTGCTGCAGAGCTGCAACCTCGTGTTCCGCAGCCCGAGAAGCGGGGCCTCCTTCAGCACTATACTCGCCAACGGCCGCACCGACCCAGGCCAGAACACGGGGTTCTCGGTGCAGAACTCGAGGATCACGGTGGGGTCGGACTTCTCCTCCTCGGGGAAAAAGTCCTTCGCGCTGTACCTCGGGCGGCCATGGAAGGCGTATTCGAGGGCCGTGGTGATGCAGAGCAACATCGCCGGGCAGGTGTCGCCGCGGGGGTGGGTGGAGTGGGAGGGGTCGAGTGGGTCCACTTACAAGACGTTGTATTTTGCGGAGTATGGGAATATGGGGGCCGGCGCGGCCACCTCCGGCAGGGTGGGATGGCCGGGGTTTCATGTTATGGCCACGCCAGAAGCTAGCAAGTTTACGGTTGCTAGCTTCATCGGCGGGACTTCTTGGCTGCCATCGGCCGGCGTGCCATTCGACGCCGGCCTttga
- the LOC121784033 gene encoding pectinesterase-like: MAFQDFDLISQRRQEEKKKKFKQRLILAFILSVIVILLLAAAVCFAIYKTNHNNQKAAAAHHPPPPPPKPKTSQNMVRTVCANTDYKKTCEESILKEVKNNASATPMDMLRALLVATSKEIDDVVNQVKGVGFEAPIKKAGLNDCLVLMKDAKDELNSSMEIVKGEDIGKMSTAKDELNNWLSAVISYQQTCIDGFPEGADKQKVKKIMESVKMLGSNTLSIVSQVSALLTKAEASGGSQRRLMSFNHQHHRRSLKDDGGKLTPNVTVAKDNSGNFATINAALNAMPKNFKGRYVIYVKEGVYDETVVVAKDMANVTMYGDGSQKSIITGSKNFVDGVTTFETASFVAIGHGFMAQSLGFRNTAGPEKHQAVALRVQSDHSIFVNCRMEGYKSTLYVQAHRQFYRSCYITGTVDFIFGDAAAMFQNCNIYLRKPLESQQNVVTAQGRAERRETTGIVLQNCKILADEKLEPEKAKVKSFLGRPWKEYSRTIIMESEIGDVIAPEGWKEWSGDLGLKTLFYAEFNNKGAGASMKERVKWGGYKTLKRDDVLKFTVGPFLHGEDWLKAADVPVRFGMFT; this comes from the exons ATGGCCTTCCAAGACTTCGACCTCATCTCCCAGCGCCGgcaggaggagaagaagaagaagttcaaGCAACGCCTCATCCTCGCTTTCATCCTCTCCGTCATCGTCATCCTCCTCCTCGCCGCCGCTGTCTGCTTCGCCATTTACAAGACCAACCACAACAACCAAAAAGCCGCCGCCGCCCACCACCCCCCGCCTCCCCCGCCCAAGCCCAAGACCTCGCAGAACATGGTCAGGACCGTGTGCGCCAACACCGACTATAAAAAAACATGCGAGGAGAGCATTCTTAAGGAGGTGAAGAACAACGCATCCGCCACACCGATGGACATGCTCCGCGCCTTGCTCGTTGCGACCTCAAAGGAGATTGACGACGTGGTCAACCAGGTCAAAGGTGTCGGGTTCGAGGCGCCTATAAAAAAGGCCGGGCTGAACGACTGCCTTGTTTTGATGAAGGACGCTAAGGATGAGCTGAATAGCTCGATGGAGATTGTCAAGGGGGAGGATATTGGGAAGATGTCGACGGCGAAGGACGAGCTCAACAACTGGCTGAGCGCGGTCATCTCGTACCAGCAGACGTGCATCGACGGCTTCCCCGAGGGGGCGGACAAGCAGAAGGTGAAGAAGATTATGGAGAGCGTGAAGATGCTCGGGAGCAACACGCTCTCCATCGTGTCGCAGGTCTCCGCCCTGCTGACAAAGGCGGAGGCCTCCGGTGGGTCCCAGCGGAGGCTCATGAGCTTCAACCACCAGCACCACCGTAGATCCTTGAAAGATGACGGTGGAAAGTTGACGCCGAATGTCACCGTGGCCAAGGATAATTCCGGGAATTTCGCAACCATAAACGCGGCGCTCAACGCAATGCCTAAGAATTTCAAAGGACG ATATGTGATATACGTGAAAGAAGGGGTGTACGATGAGACAGTGGTGGTAGCCAAGGACATGGCGAACGTGACAATGTATGGAGACGGATCGCAGAAGAGCATCATCACCGGAAGCAAGAATTTTGTGGACGGAGTTACAACGTTTGAGACCGCATCCTTTG TTGCTATCGGACACGGATTCATGGCGCAGTCGCTGGGGTTCCGAAACACAGCCGGGCCAGAGAAGCATCAAGCGGTGGCGCTCAGAGTCCAATCGGACCATTCGATATTTGTGAACTGCCGCATGGAAGGATACAAGAGCACGCTCTACGTCCAAGCGCACAGGCAGTTCTACCGCAGCTGCTACATCACAGGCACGGTCGACTTCATTTTCGGCGACGCAGCGGCCATGTTCCAAAACTGCAATATATACTTAAGAAAGCCGCTGGAGAGCCAGCAGAACGTGGTGACGGCGCAGGGGCGGGCGGAGAGGCGGGAGACAACCGGCATCGTGCTGCAGAACTGCAAGATTCTCGCGGACGAGAAGCTGGAGCCGGAGAAGGCGAAAGTGAAGAGCTTCCTCGGGAGGCCGTGGAAGGAGTACTCGAGGACGATAATAATGGAGTCGGAGATCGGGGATGTGATCGCTCCGGAGGGGTGGAAGGAGTGGAGCGGGGACTTGGGGTTGAAGACGCTGTTTTATGCGGAGTTCAACAACAAGGGGGCGGGGGCGAGCATGAAGGAGAGGGTGAAGTGGGGAGGGTATAAGACGTTGAAGAGGGACGATGTGTTGAAGTTCACGGTTGGTCCTTTCCTGCATGGCGAGGATTGGCTCAAGGCAGCCGATGTTCCCGTTCGTTTTGGCATGTTTACTTGA
- the LOC121784360 gene encoding pectinesterase/pectinesterase inhibitor PPE8B-like: MASTLLKILVLATIFSCVSCQHLKVPASEFAASVRFTIEIIRQLISKVSRFPILIFSDFRLRNAVSDCLLLMDLSVDQLTQTLSASLNPTGNDSVTGNVNADMLTWLSGALVNQETCKEGFDDINDIIKGVVGGILDRITSSVYSLLLNIKPITTTPFRGGNKQISSKNLPNWLKSHDQRLLDGSTNKTVEHVVVAADGTGDFTRIMDAVDAAPERRSERFIIHVKKGVYQEYVVINKDKWNIMMFGDGVNFTVITGNRNYVDGWRTYSSATFSVKGKGFFARDITFENTAGPEKEQAVAFLSDSDLSVLHHCAFYGYQDTLYAHSQRQFYSECYITGTIDFIFGDGAVVFQSCHIVARKPLDKQKNAITAHGRQKQLETTGFSIQFCNITTVPELVNSTTETYLGRPWKMYSRTVIMQSYISGAIMPKGWLEWNEDFALDTLYFGEFMNYGPGARVEDRVKWPGYRVFNSSAEAANFTVAQFIIGNTWLPLTGVRYTAGLGM; the protein is encoded by the exons ATGGCCTCAACTTTGTTGAAAATTCTTGTTTTAGCGACGATTTTTAGCTGTGTGAGCTGCCAGCATTTGAAGGTTCCGGCGTCGGAATTTGCGGCATCAGTGAGGTTCACCATTGAAATAATCCGGCAACTGATCTCCAAGGTGTCCCGCTTCCCCATCTTAATATTTTCCGATTTCCGTCTGCGTAATGCCGTCTCCGATTGCCTTCTTCTCATGGATCTCTCCGTCGATCAGTTGACCCAGACTCTTTCTGCTTCACTCAACCCCACTG GCAATGACAGCGTCACCGGGAATGTGAACGCCGATATGCTAACATGGTTGAGTGGAGCACTGGTCAATCAAGAAACTTGCAAAGAAGGATTTGATGACATAAATGATATTATCAAAGGTGTGGTTGGTGGCATTCTAGACCGAATCACCTCATCAGTGTATAGTCTTCTTTTAAACATTAAGCCCATAACTACTACACCATTCCGCGGCGGCAACAAACAAATCTCTAGTAAGAATCTCCCCAATTGGTTAAAATCTCACGACCAGCGTCTCCTTGATGGCTCGACCAATAAGACGGTCGAGCATGTGGTGGTGGCTGCCGATGGGACGGGGGATTTCACTAGGATTATGGATGCTGTTGATGCAGCCCCGGAGCGTAGAAGCGAAAGATTTATTATACACGTAAAAAAAGGTGTCTACCAAGAATATGTGGTGATTAATAAGGACAAATGGAATATAATGATGTTTGGAGATGGAGTGAATTTTACGGTTATTACGGGCAATCGGAACTACGTCGACGGCTGGCGCACCTACAGCTCCGCCACATTCA GTGTGAAGGGGAAAGGGTTCTTCGCACGGGACATAACCTTCGAGAACACGGCCGGgccggagaaggaacaagcggTCGCCTTCCTTTCCGACTCCGACCTATCGGTCCTACACCATTGCGCTTTCTACGGCTACCAAGACACCTTATACGCCCACTCCCAACGCCAATTCTACAGCGAATGCTACATCACGGGCACTATCGACTTCATCTTCGGTGATGGCGCGGTCGTGTTCCAGAGCTGCCACATCGTGGCTCGGAAGCCTCTCGACAAGCAAAAGAACGCGATCACGGCCCACGGCCGACAGAAGCAGCTTGAGACCACGGGATTCTCGATCCAATTCTGCAACATCACGACCGTGCCGGAGTTGGTAAACTCGACAACGGAGACGTATTTAGGGCGGCCGTGGAAGATGTATTCGCGGACCGTGATTATGCAGTCCTACATTAGCGGCGCGATCATGCCCAAGGGGTGGCTCGAGTGGAACGAGGATTTCGCGCTTGACACGCTCTACTTCGGCGAGTTTATGAATTACGGACCGGGTGCGAGAGTGGAAGACCGGGTGAAGTGGCCCGGCTACCGTGTGTTTAATAGTTCGGCGGAAGCGGCTAACTTTACCGTTGCTCAGTTTATTATCGGGAACACGTGGCTGCCTTTGACTGGTGTGAGGTACACTGCGGGACTGGGAATGTAG